The Anoplolepis gracilipes chromosome 14, ASM4749672v1, whole genome shotgun sequence genome includes a window with the following:
- the LOC140672998 gene encoding cytochrome P450 4C1-like isoform X3 codes for MFITILLLFMFILLVCNYYVHYGRNGRLINLIPGPPGLPFLGNILEAQISPEKLMKLLFNWTDNYYPIWKAWGFFIPVVSIRHPDDVETILSSTKHIEKSRLYDSLLPWLGTGLLTSTGTKWQTRRKILTPTFHFNILNQFVDILIKESNCMTKSLKDAGGIVVKDLSSFVSEHTLNAICETAMGISLQNLDESQQQYRNAINDIIQLIVYRVFRPWFYNDLLFSLSPQGKKQKKLLKILHGFTEKIIAERKLYHERTNGRYLKNLESDKEIDDVEVFGIKKKRLAMLDLLIAASREGLLTDLDIREEVDTFMFEGYDTTARNMMFALLLLAEHKDIQKRVRVEVDIVMQENGGKLTMKALQNLSYLERCVKEALRLYPSVFLILRKAAEDVKLRNALLFCSTYFWT; via the exons ATGTTTATCaccatattgttattatttatgtttattttactggtgtgtaattattatgtgCATTATGGAAGAAATGGACGACTTATTAATCTCATACCGGGACCACCAGGCCTTCCGTTTCTTGGCAATATATTGGAAGCTCAAATTTCACCAG aaaagctAATGAAATTGTTGTTTAATTGGACTGATAACTATTATCCCATTTGGAAAGCCTGGGGTTTTTTCATACCTGTTGTTTCCATCCGTCATCCAGATGATGTGGag ACGATACTAAGTAGCACCAAGCATATTGAGAAAAGTCGTTTGTATGATTCGTTACTTCCTTGGTTGGGCACGGGTCTTCTTACCAGCACAG GCACTAAATGGCAAACACGGCGAAAGATATTAACACCTACAtttcatttcaatatattaaatcaatttgtgGATATCTTGATTAAAGAGAGCAATTGCATGACAAAATCGTTGAAGGATGCTGGAGGAATAGTagtaaaagatttatcatcATTTGTTAGTGAACATACGTTAAATGCGATATGCG AAACTGCCATGGGCATTTCTCTGCAAAACCTTGATGAGTCCCAGCAACAGTATCGAAATgcgataaatgatataatccAACTAATAGTTTATAG AGTTTTTAGGCCTTGGTTCTATAACGATTTGTTATTCTCGTTATCGCCACAaggaaaaaagcaaaaaaaactcttaaaaatattgcatggaTTTACGGAAAAA ATCATAGcggaaagaaaactttatcacGAGCGCACCAATGGTCGGTACTTGAAAAATCTTGAAAGTGACAAAGAGATAGATGATGTCGAAGTGTTTGGAA ttaaaaaaaagcgGCTGGCTATGTTGGACCTTTTAATAGCGGCATCTCGAGAAGGTTTATTAACTGATTTAGACATTAGAGAAGAAGTCGATACTTTTATGTTTGAA GGTTACGATACTACAGCGAGGAATATGATGTTTGCTTTATTACTATTAGCTGAACACAAAGATATTCAG AAACGTGTAAGAGTTGAAGTCGATATCGTGATGCAAGAGAACGGAGGAAAACTAACGATGAAAGCGttgcaaaatttatcatatttagaaAGATGTGTAAAGGAAGCGCTACGTTTGTATCCCAGcgtgtttttaatattgcgaAAAGCTGCCGAAGATGTAAAATTACGTAATGCATTACTTTTTTGCTCTACATATTTCTGGACATGA
- the LOC140672998 gene encoding cytochrome P450 4C1-like isoform X2, with the protein MKLLFNWTDNYYPIWKAWGFFIPVVSIRHPDDVETILSSTKHIEKSRLYDSLLPWLGTGLLTSTGTKWQTRRKILTPTFHFNILNQFVDILIKESNCMTKSLKDAGGIVVKDLSSFVSEHTLNAICETAMGISLQNLDESQQQYRNAINDIIQLIVYRVFRPWFYNDLLFSLSPQGKKQKKLLKILHGFTEKIIAERKLYHERTNGRYLKNLESDKEIDDVEVFGIKKKRLAMLDLLIAASREGLLTDLDIREEVDTFMFEGYDTTARNMMFALLLLAEHKDIQKRVRVEVDIVMQENGGKLTMKALQNLSYLERCVKEALRLYPSVFLILRKAAEDVKLQSYVIPAGTMIHLHIYGVHRDPNFWPNPEVFDPDRFLPERIQNRHPYSYIPFSAGPRNCIGQRFALLELKATIASLVHNFYLEPVDYLKNMQLKADLLLCPSRPLYIKFIPINHK; encoded by the exons ATGAAATTGTTGTTTAATTGGACTGATAACTATTATCCCATTTGGAAAGCCTGGGGTTTTTTCATACCTGTTGTTTCCATCCGTCATCCAGATGATGTGGag ACGATACTAAGTAGCACCAAGCATATTGAGAAAAGTCGTTTGTATGATTCGTTACTTCCTTGGTTGGGCACGGGTCTTCTTACCAGCACAG GCACTAAATGGCAAACACGGCGAAAGATATTAACACCTACAtttcatttcaatatattaaatcaatttgtgGATATCTTGATTAAAGAGAGCAATTGCATGACAAAATCGTTGAAGGATGCTGGAGGAATAGTagtaaaagatttatcatcATTTGTTAGTGAACATACGTTAAATGCGATATGCG AAACTGCCATGGGCATTTCTCTGCAAAACCTTGATGAGTCCCAGCAACAGTATCGAAATgcgataaatgatataatccAACTAATAGTTTATAG AGTTTTTAGGCCTTGGTTCTATAACGATTTGTTATTCTCGTTATCGCCACAaggaaaaaagcaaaaaaaactcttaaaaatattgcatggaTTTACGGAAAAA ATCATAGcggaaagaaaactttatcacGAGCGCACCAATGGTCGGTACTTGAAAAATCTTGAAAGTGACAAAGAGATAGATGATGTCGAAGTGTTTGGAA ttaaaaaaaagcgGCTGGCTATGTTGGACCTTTTAATAGCGGCATCTCGAGAAGGTTTATTAACTGATTTAGACATTAGAGAAGAAGTCGATACTTTTATGTTTGAA GGTTACGATACTACAGCGAGGAATATGATGTTTGCTTTATTACTATTAGCTGAACACAAAGATATTCAG AAACGTGTAAGAGTTGAAGTCGATATCGTGATGCAAGAGAACGGAGGAAAACTAACGATGAAAGCGttgcaaaatttatcatatttagaaAGATGTGTAAAGGAAGCGCTACGTTTGTATCCCAGcgtgtttttaatattgcgaAAAGCTGCCGAAGATGTAAAATTAC AATCATATGTCATACCTGCTGGAACGATGATACATCTTCATATCTACGGAGTTCACAGAGATCCCAATTTTTGGCCAAATCCAGAAGTATTCGATCCGGATAGATTCTTGCCGGAGAGAATACAGAATCGTCATCCATATTCTTATATACCGTTCAGCGCAGGACCGAGGAATTGTATAG gtCAACGATTCGCTTTGCTGGAGTTGAAGGCTACAATAGCATCTTTGGtgcacaatttttacttggaacctgtagattatttaaaaaatatgcagttAAAGGCCGATTTACTACTTTGTCCTTCGCGTccgttgtatataaaatttatcccaattaatcacaaatag
- the LOC140672997 gene encoding cytochrome P450 4C1-like, which yields MFITILLLFMFILLVCNYYVHYGRNGRLINLIPGPRGLPFLGYVLQVQVSAEKLMKLLFKVTNKYYPITKIWLFFMPVVSIRHPDDVETILSSTKHIEKSRLYDMLVAWLGTGLLTSTGTKWQTRRKILTPTFHFNILNQFVDILIKESNCMTKSLKDAGGIVVKDLSSFVSEHTLNAICETAMGISLQNLDESQQQYRNAINDIIQLIVYRVFRPWFYNDLLFSLSPQGRKQKKLLKILHGFTEKIIAERKLYHERTNGRYLKNLESDKEIDDVEVFGIKKKQLAMLDLLIAASREGLLTDLDIREEVDTFMFEGYDTTARNMMFALLLLAEHKNIQERVRVEVDTVMQENGGKLTMKALQNLSYLERCLKEALRLYPSVFLIYRKAAEDVKLHSYVIPAGTNIHLHIYGVHRDPNFWPNPEVFDPDRFLPERIQNRHPYSYIPFSAGPRNCIGQRFALLELKATIASLVHNFYLEPVDYLKNLQLKADLLLCPSRPLYIKFIPINHK from the exons ATGTTTATCaccatattgttattatttatgtttattttactggtgtgtaattattatgtgCATTATGGAAGAAATGGACGACTTATTAATCTCATACCGGGACCACGAGGTCTTCCGTTTCTTGGCTATGTATTGCAAGTCCAAGTTTCAGCag aaaagctaatgaaattgttgtttaaagtaactaataaatattatcccATTACGAAAATCTGGCTTTTCTTCATGCCTGTTGTTTCCATCCGTCATCCAGATGATGTGGAG ACGATACTAAGTAGCACCAAGCACATTGAGAAAAGTCGTTTGTATGATATGTTAGTTGCTTGGTTGGGCACGGGTCTTCTTACCAGCACAG GCACTAAATGGCAAACACGGCGAAAGATATTAACACCTACAtttcatttcaatatattaaatcaatttgtgGATATCTTGATTAAAGAGAGCAATTGCATGACAAAATCGTTGAAGGATGCTGGAGGAATAGTagtaaaagatttatcatcATTTGTTAGTGAACATACGTTAAATGCGATATGCG AAACTGCCATGGGCATTTCTCTGCAAAACCTTGATGAGTCCCAGCAACAGTATCGAAATgcgataaatgatataatccAACTAATAGTTTATAG AGTTTTTAGGCCTTGGTTCTATAACGATTTGTTATTCTCGTTATCGCCACAAGgaagaaagcaaaaaaaactcttaaaaatattgcatggaTTTACGGAAAAA ATCATAGcggaaagaaaactttatcacGAGCGCACCAATGGTCGGTACTTGAAAAATCTTGAAAGTGACAAAGAGATAGATGATGTCGAAGTGTTTGGAA ttaaGAAAAAGCAGTTGGCTATGTTGGACCTTTTAATAGCGGCATCTCGAGAAGGTTTATTAACTGATTTGGACATTAGAGAAGAAGTCGATACTTTTATGTTCGAA GGTTACGATACTACAGCGAGGAATATGATGTTTGCTTTGTTACTATTAGCTgaacacaaaaatattcag GAACGTGTAAGGGTTGAAGTCGATACCGTGATGCAAGAGAACGGAGGGAAACTAACGATGAAAGCGttgcaaaatttatcatatttagaaAGATGTTTAAAGGAAGCGCTACGTTTGTATCCCAgcgtgtttttaatatatcgaaaAGCTGCCGAAGATGTAAAATTAC ACTCATATGTCATACCTGCTGGAACGAACATACATCTTCATATCTACGGAGTTCACCGAGATCCCAATTTTTGGCCAAATCCAGAAGTATTCGATCCGGATAGATTCTTGCCGGAGAGAATACAGAATCGTCATCCATATTCTTATATACCGTTCAGCGCAGGACCGAGGAATTGTATAG GTCAACGATTCGCTTTGCTCGAGTTGAAGGCTACAATAGCATCTTTGGtgcacaatttttacttggaaCCTGtagattacttaaaaaatctaCAGTTGAAGGCCGATTTACTACTTTGTCCTTCTCGTccgttgtatataaaatttatcccaattaatcacaaatag
- the LOC140672996 gene encoding cytochrome P450 4C1-like isoform X2, with product MKLLFKVTNKYYPILKIWLFFMPIVSIRHPDDVETILSSTKHIEKSHWYDTLLPWLGTGLLTSTGTKWQTRRKILTPTFHFNILNQFVDILIKESNCVTKSLKDAGGIVVKDLSSFVSEHTLNAICETAMGISLQNLDESQQQYRNAINDIIQLIVYRAFRPWFYNDLLFSLSPQGRKQKKLLKILHGFTEKIIAERKLYHERTNGQYLKNLESDKEIDDVEVFGIKKKRLAMLDLLIAASREGLLTDLDIREEVDTFMFEGYDTTARNMMFALLLLAEHKDIQERVRVEVDIVMQENGGKLTMKALQNLSYLERCLKEALRLYPSVFLIFRKAAEDVKLQSYVIPAGTIIHLHIYGVHRDPNFWPNPEVFDPDRFLPERIQNRHPYSYIPFSAGPRNCIGQRFALLELKATIASLVHNFYLEPVDYLKNMQLKADLLLCPSRPLYIKFIPINHK from the exons atgaaattgttgtttaaagtaactaataaatattatcccATTTTGAAAATCTGGCTTTTCTTCATGCCTATTGTTTCTATTCGTCATCCAGATGATGTGgag ACGATACTAAGTAGCACTAAGCACATTGAGAAAAGTCATTGGTATGATACGTTACTTCCTTGGTTAGGCACAGGTCTTCTTACCAGCACAG GCACTAAATGGCAAACACGGCGAAAGATATTAACACCTACAtttcatttcaatatattaaatcaatttgtgGATATCTTGATTAAAGAGAGCAATTGCGTGACAAAATCGTTGAAGGATGCTGGAGGAATAGTagtaaaagatttatcatcATTTGTTAGTGAACATACGTTAAATGCGATATGCG AAACTGCCATGGGCATTTCTCTGCAAAACCTTGATGAGTCCCAGCAACAGTATCGAAATgcgataaatgatataatccAACTAATAGTTTATAG AGCTTTTAGGCCTTGGTTCTATAACGATTTGTTATTCTCGTTATCGCCACAAGgaagaaagcaaaaaaaactcttgaaaatattgcatGGATTTACGGAAAAA ATCATAGcggaaagaaaactttatcacGAGCGCACCAATGGTCAGTACTTGAAAAATCTTGAAAGTGACAAAGAGATAGATGATGTCGAAGTGTTTGGAA TTAAGAAAAAGCGGCTGGCTATGTTGGACCTTTTAATAGCGGCATCTCGAGAAGGTTTATTAACTGATTTAGACATTAGAGAAGAAGTCGATACTTTTATGTTTGAA GGTTACGATACTACAGCGAGGAATATGATGTTTGCTTTATTACTATTAGCTGAACACAAAGATATTCAG GAACGTGTAAGGGTTGAAGTCGATATCGTGATGCAAGAGAACGGAGGGAAACTAACGATGAAAGCGttgcaaaatttatcatatttagaaAGATGTTTAAAGGAAGCGCTACGTTTGTATCCCAGcgtgtttttaatattccGAAAAGCTGCCGAAGATGTAAAATTAC AATCATATGTCATACCTGCTGGAACGATCATACATCTTCATATCTACGGAGTTCACAGAGATCCCAATTTTTGGCCAAATCCAGAAGTATTCGATCCGGATAGATTCTTGCCGGAGAGAATACAGAATCGTCATCCATATTCTTATATACCGTTCAGCGCAGGACCGAGAAATTGTATAG GTCAACGATTCGCTCTGCTCGAGTTGAAGGCTACAATAGCATCTTTGGtgcacaatttttacttggaaCCTGtagattacttaaaaaatatgcagttAAAGGCCGATTTACTACTTTGTCCTTCGCGTccgttgtatataaaatttatcccaattaatcacaaatag
- the LOC140672998 gene encoding cytochrome P450 4C1-like isoform X1, whose translation MFITILLLFMFILLVCNYYVHYGRNGRLINLIPGPPGLPFLGNILEAQISPEKLMKLLFNWTDNYYPIWKAWGFFIPVVSIRHPDDVETILSSTKHIEKSRLYDSLLPWLGTGLLTSTGTKWQTRRKILTPTFHFNILNQFVDILIKESNCMTKSLKDAGGIVVKDLSSFVSEHTLNAICETAMGISLQNLDESQQQYRNAINDIIQLIVYRVFRPWFYNDLLFSLSPQGKKQKKLLKILHGFTEKIIAERKLYHERTNGRYLKNLESDKEIDDVEVFGIKKKRLAMLDLLIAASREGLLTDLDIREEVDTFMFEGYDTTARNMMFALLLLAEHKDIQKRVRVEVDIVMQENGGKLTMKALQNLSYLERCVKEALRLYPSVFLILRKAAEDVKLQSYVIPAGTMIHLHIYGVHRDPNFWPNPEVFDPDRFLPERIQNRHPYSYIPFSAGPRNCIGQRFALLELKATIASLVHNFYLEPVDYLKNMQLKADLLLCPSRPLYIKFIPINHK comes from the exons ATGTTTATCaccatattgttattatttatgtttattttactggtgtgtaattattatgtgCATTATGGAAGAAATGGACGACTTATTAATCTCATACCGGGACCACCAGGCCTTCCGTTTCTTGGCAATATATTGGAAGCTCAAATTTCACCAG aaaagctAATGAAATTGTTGTTTAATTGGACTGATAACTATTATCCCATTTGGAAAGCCTGGGGTTTTTTCATACCTGTTGTTTCCATCCGTCATCCAGATGATGTGGag ACGATACTAAGTAGCACCAAGCATATTGAGAAAAGTCGTTTGTATGATTCGTTACTTCCTTGGTTGGGCACGGGTCTTCTTACCAGCACAG GCACTAAATGGCAAACACGGCGAAAGATATTAACACCTACAtttcatttcaatatattaaatcaatttgtgGATATCTTGATTAAAGAGAGCAATTGCATGACAAAATCGTTGAAGGATGCTGGAGGAATAGTagtaaaagatttatcatcATTTGTTAGTGAACATACGTTAAATGCGATATGCG AAACTGCCATGGGCATTTCTCTGCAAAACCTTGATGAGTCCCAGCAACAGTATCGAAATgcgataaatgatataatccAACTAATAGTTTATAG AGTTTTTAGGCCTTGGTTCTATAACGATTTGTTATTCTCGTTATCGCCACAaggaaaaaagcaaaaaaaactcttaaaaatattgcatggaTTTACGGAAAAA ATCATAGcggaaagaaaactttatcacGAGCGCACCAATGGTCGGTACTTGAAAAATCTTGAAAGTGACAAAGAGATAGATGATGTCGAAGTGTTTGGAA ttaaaaaaaagcgGCTGGCTATGTTGGACCTTTTAATAGCGGCATCTCGAGAAGGTTTATTAACTGATTTAGACATTAGAGAAGAAGTCGATACTTTTATGTTTGAA GGTTACGATACTACAGCGAGGAATATGATGTTTGCTTTATTACTATTAGCTGAACACAAAGATATTCAG AAACGTGTAAGAGTTGAAGTCGATATCGTGATGCAAGAGAACGGAGGAAAACTAACGATGAAAGCGttgcaaaatttatcatatttagaaAGATGTGTAAAGGAAGCGCTACGTTTGTATCCCAGcgtgtttttaatattgcgaAAAGCTGCCGAAGATGTAAAATTAC AATCATATGTCATACCTGCTGGAACGATGATACATCTTCATATCTACGGAGTTCACAGAGATCCCAATTTTTGGCCAAATCCAGAAGTATTCGATCCGGATAGATTCTTGCCGGAGAGAATACAGAATCGTCATCCATATTCTTATATACCGTTCAGCGCAGGACCGAGGAATTGTATAG gtCAACGATTCGCTTTGCTGGAGTTGAAGGCTACAATAGCATCTTTGGtgcacaatttttacttggaacctgtagattatttaaaaaatatgcagttAAAGGCCGATTTACTACTTTGTCCTTCGCGTccgttgtatataaaatttatcccaattaatcacaaatag
- the LOC140672996 gene encoding cytochrome P450 4C1-like isoform X1: MFITILLLFMFILLVWNYYVHYGRNGRLINLIPGPRGLPFLGYVLQVQISAEKLMKLLFKVTNKYYPILKIWLFFMPIVSIRHPDDVETILSSTKHIEKSHWYDTLLPWLGTGLLTSTGTKWQTRRKILTPTFHFNILNQFVDILIKESNCVTKSLKDAGGIVVKDLSSFVSEHTLNAICETAMGISLQNLDESQQQYRNAINDIIQLIVYRAFRPWFYNDLLFSLSPQGRKQKKLLKILHGFTEKIIAERKLYHERTNGQYLKNLESDKEIDDVEVFGIKKKRLAMLDLLIAASREGLLTDLDIREEVDTFMFEGYDTTARNMMFALLLLAEHKDIQERVRVEVDIVMQENGGKLTMKALQNLSYLERCLKEALRLYPSVFLIFRKAAEDVKLQSYVIPAGTIIHLHIYGVHRDPNFWPNPEVFDPDRFLPERIQNRHPYSYIPFSAGPRNCIGQRFALLELKATIASLVHNFYLEPVDYLKNMQLKADLLLCPSRPLYIKFIPINHK, encoded by the exons ATGTTTATCaccatattgttattatttatgtttattttactgGTGTGGAATTATTATGTGCATTATGGAAGAAATGGACGACTTATTAATCTCATACCGGGACCACGAGGTCTTCCGTTTCTTGGCTATGTATTGCAAGTCCAAATTTCAGCag aaaagctaatgaaattgttgtttaaagtaactaataaatattatcccATTTTGAAAATCTGGCTTTTCTTCATGCCTATTGTTTCTATTCGTCATCCAGATGATGTGgag ACGATACTAAGTAGCACTAAGCACATTGAGAAAAGTCATTGGTATGATACGTTACTTCCTTGGTTAGGCACAGGTCTTCTTACCAGCACAG GCACTAAATGGCAAACACGGCGAAAGATATTAACACCTACAtttcatttcaatatattaaatcaatttgtgGATATCTTGATTAAAGAGAGCAATTGCGTGACAAAATCGTTGAAGGATGCTGGAGGAATAGTagtaaaagatttatcatcATTTGTTAGTGAACATACGTTAAATGCGATATGCG AAACTGCCATGGGCATTTCTCTGCAAAACCTTGATGAGTCCCAGCAACAGTATCGAAATgcgataaatgatataatccAACTAATAGTTTATAG AGCTTTTAGGCCTTGGTTCTATAACGATTTGTTATTCTCGTTATCGCCACAAGgaagaaagcaaaaaaaactcttgaaaatattgcatGGATTTACGGAAAAA ATCATAGcggaaagaaaactttatcacGAGCGCACCAATGGTCAGTACTTGAAAAATCTTGAAAGTGACAAAGAGATAGATGATGTCGAAGTGTTTGGAA TTAAGAAAAAGCGGCTGGCTATGTTGGACCTTTTAATAGCGGCATCTCGAGAAGGTTTATTAACTGATTTAGACATTAGAGAAGAAGTCGATACTTTTATGTTTGAA GGTTACGATACTACAGCGAGGAATATGATGTTTGCTTTATTACTATTAGCTGAACACAAAGATATTCAG GAACGTGTAAGGGTTGAAGTCGATATCGTGATGCAAGAGAACGGAGGGAAACTAACGATGAAAGCGttgcaaaatttatcatatttagaaAGATGTTTAAAGGAAGCGCTACGTTTGTATCCCAGcgtgtttttaatattccGAAAAGCTGCCGAAGATGTAAAATTAC AATCATATGTCATACCTGCTGGAACGATCATACATCTTCATATCTACGGAGTTCACAGAGATCCCAATTTTTGGCCAAATCCAGAAGTATTCGATCCGGATAGATTCTTGCCGGAGAGAATACAGAATCGTCATCCATATTCTTATATACCGTTCAGCGCAGGACCGAGAAATTGTATAG GTCAACGATTCGCTCTGCTCGAGTTGAAGGCTACAATAGCATCTTTGGtgcacaatttttacttggaaCCTGtagattacttaaaaaatatgcagttAAAGGCCGATTTACTACTTTGTCCTTCGCGTccgttgtatataaaatttatcccaattaatcacaaatag